A part of Uloborus diversus isolate 005 chromosome 6, Udiv.v.3.1, whole genome shotgun sequence genomic DNA contains:
- the LOC129224627 gene encoding phosphatidylinositol-glycan biosynthesis class W protein-like, whose protein sequence is MVLIPIRPGVLSMITMVLHQWLLLKGGLTSFVLSDDRRNLFEENKEGICSLLGFMSLYLYGIELGSLLWKTRHKTGEYLRLLWQLCGVGFCGWIIMYALHASVQPISRRMANLSYCVWVVSLTTLQIAVHFFENIFLLFSSKFLKHKFNDCLLWKAINFNALFYFLLANVITGVVNLSIHTFKASNLVSLIVLVLYLTVLSLSTVVFFQHSIRFKFW, encoded by the exons ATGGTCCTAATTCCAATAAGACCCGGAGTTTTATCCATGATCACTATGGTTCTTCATCAATGGCTGCTATTAAAAGGGGGACTGACATCATTTGTTTTATCTGATGACAGAAggaatctttttgaagaaaataaagaagGAATTTGCTCTCTATTGGGATTTATGTCACTTTATTTGTATGGTATTGAGCTAGGAAGTTTATTATGGAAGACCAG ACATAAAACAGGTGAATATCTTCGTCTGCTGTGGCAACTTTGTGGTGTTGGTTTTTGTGGATGGATAATAATGTATGCTTTGCATGCTAGTGTTCAACCCATCTCAAGAAGAATGGCCAATTTGTCTTATTGTGTGTGGGTT gtctCGCTGACTACACTACAAATTGCTGtccattttttcgaaaatattttcctgCTTTTCTCcagtaaatttttgaaacacAAGTTTAACGATTGTCTATTGTGGAAAGCCATCAATTTTAatgcacttttttattttttactagctaATGTAATTACTGGTGTTGTTAATTTGTCTATTCATACTTTCAAAGCATCAAACCTGGTCTCTCTTATAGTTCTTGTTCTATACCTAACAGTTCTATCTCTTAGCACAGTTGTATTTTTCCAGCATTCGATTCGTTTCAAATTTTGGTGA